Genomic DNA from Methanofollis sp. W23:
TTGACCGTCGTCCCGCTCGTCGTCGTCCCGGTCAGGTACGGCCCCCATTGCACCTCTGGCATCGGGGGGAGGACCTCGTACCGGTCGGCCGGTTCCATCAGAGGATAGAGATCTTGATCCGTCGCCGAGGCGATATAGGGAGTGTCGCCGATACCGTCACCGTCTGCATCGGTCCCATCGTAGTTGTAGTAGTAGTTGCCCAGATAACCCTGGTAGAGGGTGCCGTTGTACCAGTAATCGCATGGTTCGGGGGTGTTGACCATATTCGAGGAGCCTTCACTGATCCAGCTGGTCTTGCCGCTGGTGGGTACATCTTTGGTCTTGGCCCAGGTATTCAGGTAGATCTGGTTTTCGTTCGCACTCTTGAGGTAAAGGTCTGTTTTCCCGCATCTGGAGCATGTATTGTTGACGATGACGTTTCGTTTCGATTGACCCAGATATAATCCATTATAACTCCCGACAATTGAGTTGTCGCAGATCAGGCTGTCGCTGGAAGACGTTATAATCCCACAATATCCGCCTGAAACAGAATTCCCGGATACCGTGGCGTTTGCGATGCTCCCGAGTTTCATCCCTCTGGAAACAGTATTTTTATCGACGGTGAGATTCTCGAACCGGCCTTCCCCCCTGATACCGTCACTGCTCATGGGTACGCTCCCGGTAAAGGTGTTCCCCTCCAGTACGAGATCAGATGATGTACCCAGCACGATCTCAAATAATGCACTCTCTGTGATGGCGCTGTTCAGCACCGACGACCTGTCCGATCCGGTTATGCGCAACCCGGACTTCTTGCTTGAAGTCATGGAGCAGTTCTCAATCGTCGTATCCGGCGAATCGGTCACGTCAATATGATATACGCCGTTCCAGGATCCTGTACAGTCTAGAATCGTTGTCCTGTCCGCCTTCTGGAGACAGATGCCGTTGAATGTATTCTCGGAGATCGTGCATCCGGTGATTGCCGAATTTCTGGTGGCATTGAGGGACATCCCGTTTTGTGCGTTTTTATTTGCCGAAGAATTGCGGATAGTAACGTTCTCTGCATCCTTCAGGACGATCCCCTGATAGTTGGAGGACGCGACGATATCTGCGGCCCGGCAGTCCCGCACGCCGTCCAGGAGAAGCCCGACCCCCTCGTTCGTCGCCCCGGTCAGCGCAAACCCTTCGATGGTGACGTTGTCAGCGTTCACGGCGATCACGTCGTCGCGAGTATTCACTGCTTTCACTGTCACGGCTGTGGCGCCATGCTCTGAGACGAGGGTCAGGCGTTTGCCGACATCGATGTTCTCGGTGTACGTCCCGTCCCTGACAAGGACGGTATCTCCGGGATTGGCAGAGAGCACCGCTTCCTGGATGGTGGTGTAGTCCCCGCCGCCGTCGATATCGACGACGATCGTCTTCGCCGCGGGCGGCGCCTGGCCCACCGTCACCGTCACCGACCCTGAGACCTCGCCCGCCGTCGCCGTCACCGTTGCCGTCCCCTCTGCCAGCGCCGTGAAGAGCCCGGTGGCCGGGTCCACCGTCCCGACCGTTTCGTTGTCGCACGACCAGGAGACCGCGACGCCCTCCATCGGTTTGCCGTTCTGGTCCCTGGGCACGGCCGAGAACTGCTTCGTCTTCCTGACCACCGCCGTCGCATCCGCAGGATAGACCGAGACCGCGGTCAGCACCGGCCGCTCGCTCACCCTGATATACCCCTTCTTTGTCCAGGCCGCCGTACCCTCCGCGGCCGTCACCGTGAGCGTGACGTTGTACGTGCCCGGTTCGGTGTACTCATGCACTGGACTCTCTGCCGGCGAACCGGCGGTCTCGTCGCCGAAGTCCCACTGCCATCCGGTCGGTGTCGTCGCCGAGGTCTCGGGCGTGAAGGCGACGGTGAGAGGGGCATATCCTGAAGTCTGGTTCGCGGCGAAGTTGACCCTGAAGAGGGGGGCCGGGTCCTGCGAACGGATGATGACCCGGTCGATGTACTTTACTGACAGTCCGGTGGTCGCCGGGTACTTCTCCCTGCTGGAGATGTAATAGTGCCAGTACTTCTTGTCCATGCACTCGTGCATGTCCCACGTCCCGAAGACATGCCACCCCCACGGGTTGGTGGAGTCGTCGGCAAAGAAGATCAGGCGCATCCCGTCAAAATAATTCGGGACATACCCCTTGTCCGGCCGCCACCAGGTGACGACCATCGGCCCCTGCCTGGGATCGGGGTCGTAGACGTTCCGGTACCCGAAGATTTGGTACATCCCGTCATTGGCCTTGATCATGATGGTGTCGTTCGGGCTCATACCGCCGACCAGTTCGCAGAGATCCCTGACGTCGGTCCCCTTGACGGCATGATAGTCCTTGTCCGGGATGTTCCCGTCCTCTTGGGGGTTCCATCGCAGGTCCTCGTCCTCTTCCCCGAGTTCGGGCCCCTGATGATAGTAATGCGTCACTCCGTCTCCCTGTATCGGGAGATTCTTTTCCATCCATTGATAGTCGACTGTCTCCTGAGCGATCAATGTCCCGTCC
This window encodes:
- a CDS encoding NosD domain-containing protein encodes the protein MKSKIDRKYKLSNHSNLEARIKPGVFLLFLLLAGLLLVAPVSAGSATTELTVSKLAKDGTLIAQETVDYQWMEKNLPIQGDGVTHYYHQGPELGEEDEDLRWNPQEDGNIPDKDYHAVKGTDVRDLCELVGGMSPNDTIMIKANDGMYQIFGYRNVYDPDPRQGPMVVTWWRPDKGYVPNYFDGMRLIFFADDSTNPWGWHVFGTWDMHECMDKKYWHYYISSREKYPATTGLSVKYIDRVIIRSQDPAPLFRVNFAANQTSGYAPLTVAFTPETSATTPTGWQWDFGDETAGSPAESPVHEYTEPGTYNVTLTVTAAEGTAAWTKKGYIRVSERPVLTAVSVYPADATAVVRKTKQFSAVPRDQNGKPMEGVAVSWSCDNETVGTVDPATGLFTALAEGTATVTATAGEVSGSVTVTVGQAPPAAKTIVVDIDGGGDYTTIQEAVLSANPGDTVLVRDGTYTENIDVGKRLTLVSEHGATAVTVKAVNTRDDVIAVNADNVTIEGFALTGATNEGVGLLLDGVRDCRAADIVASSNYQGIVLKDAENVTIRNSSANKNAQNGMSLNATRNSAITGCTISENTFNGICLQKADRTTILDCTGSWNGVYHIDVTDSPDTTIENCSMTSSKKSGLRITGSDRSSVLNSAITESALFEIVLGTSSDLVLEGNTFTGSVPMSSDGIRGEGRFENLTVDKNTVSRGMKLGSIANATVSGNSVSGGYCGIITSSSDSLICDNSIVGSYNGLYLGQSKRNVIVNNTCSRCGKTDLYLKSANENQIYLNTWAKTKDVPTSGKTSWISEGSSNMVNTPEPCDYWYNGTLYQGYLGNYYYNYDGTDADGDGIGDTPYIASATDQDLYPLMEPADRYEVLPPMPEVQWGPYLTGTTTSGTTVNWKTDIPAAGMVEYAAEAYFTEHGKYDRNVSAAGEEVLRHVNLTDLAPDTRYHYRVHAGRNVSADLTFRTFPAAGPCTFIVYGDTQEQISDFTQLERHKLVADRIAAEEQDAAFVVHVGDTVCDPNNPEEWDRFFASGRALYANTTLYPTRGNHEYWDDAEEFMAAFPVPHWYSFDCGDVHVAMLDSNDDVGPRMTEQTAWLGEDLAESTASWTFVAFHHPPYSSGTRHPGGWKNFRTLWGPTFEANDVDVVFNGHVHSYQRYLVNGTQYVVAATGGGPLYTLTEEKEAGYQNSLEHTLGYTRVTVDPANETMTMEFVPVADISEDNKEVLGIRPPGEVFDRVVIDRSGVPDLLVTGIEVPDLDPGVNATVTARVENSGGKDADAFAVVFAVDGAKAGTETVARLAAGDHADVSFVWRPAAEGVYELSVIADPDGAVEEADEENNIFRRVVVVGAGGDESDTLTLIPGWNFVSVPKRLAPGADTMAVFEAVDCAGHSIFGYAQPDGWRVLKSDDRLGVLDGIWIYAKESTAVGLTYNPDLRQVPPVKHLAPGWNAIGFSDTVPAPVEETLQSVDGAWSSLVGFDRIRQEYRPAVTAGSNRIQHMGPKEGYWIFMSEKGDLAAIGA